One Podarcis raffonei isolate rPodRaf1 chromosome 3, rPodRaf1.pri, whole genome shotgun sequence genomic region harbors:
- the LOC128410766 gene encoding sulfotransferase 6B1-like translates to MNMNRKRIEILDKLLADGDKLAPEDKLFTYKGILYPLAVCKLENFQALETFEARTDDVILVGYPKTGTNWLETMLRDLEFRAGKYTGEEYKRRMAIEEELAVPPRLEFEDLDAIKRMTKLPSRRIIVTHLPPHLLPKSIFKSKAKILVLTRNPKDTVVSYFHFNNNFPGFPNATWDAYFTDFMNGQVCWGSYFDHVSEWDKYVDDENVMGICYEELKEDLHSGLQKIAKFFGFSVNEEEIKSVAEKGSFKAMKQKSAETHGAFGDVLFRKGSVGDWKSLFSESQNQEMDRRFEECLAKSKLGAKMKYEVYCKI, encoded by the exons ATGAACATGAACAGGAAACGTATTGAAATTCTGGACAAGTTGTTGGCTGATGGTGACAAGCTAGCTCCAGAAGATAAGCTATTTACCTATAAAGGGATTTTGTATCCTCTTGCTGTTTGCAAGCTAGAAAATTTCCAAGCTCTTGAAACCTTTGAAGCCAGGACGGATGATGTGATCTTGGTAGGATATCCTAAAACAG GTACAAACTGGCTTGAAACCATGCTACGTGACTTGGAATTCAGGGCTGGGAAATATACAGGAGAGGAAtataaaagaagaatggcaattgaAGAGGAACTGGCAGTGCCTCCACGTCTTGAGTTTGAAGATCTAGACGCCATCAAG AGGATGACGAAATTACCTTCCAGAAGGATCATAGTAACtcatctccctcctcatttactACCCAAATCtattttcaaaagtaaagccAAG ATACTGGTGCTGACTCGGAATCCCAAAGATACAGTGGTGTCTTATTTTCATTTCAACAATAATTTTCCTGGCTTTCCTAATGCAACATGGGATGCATATTTCACAGATTTTATGAATGGTCAAg TGTGTTGGGGCTCCTACTTTGACCATGTCTCAGAATGGGACAAGTACGTTGATGATGAAAATGTCATGGGCATATGTTACGAAGAACTTAAGGAG GATCTACATTCAGGATTGCAAAAAATAGCTAAATTCTTTGGGTTTTCCGTGAACGAAGAAGAAATTAAAAGTGTTGCTGAAAAAGGCAGTTTCAAAGCTATGAAGCAGAAATCTGCTGAAACTCATGGAGCATTTGGAGATGTTCTTTTCCGCAAAG GATCTGTTGGTGACTGGAAAAGCCTGTTCTCAGAATCTCAGAACCAAGAAATGGACAGAAGGTTTGAAGAGTGTTTAGCCAAAAGCAAACTAGGAGCAAAGATGAAGTATGAGGTTTACTGCAAGATCTGA